A region of Flavobacterium album DNA encodes the following proteins:
- a CDS encoding immunity 22 family protein, with protein MEEENKVSVWLGKLDNQEKFKEYISEIYDDEGQMMSGFMNDFEIKFYDSQFLEALFEASANKDEALKSFSYSQNFLDKLPLENLSHYNCFLLIYNFNYVGQVDKAGSFKYIGTFAY; from the coding sequence ATGGAAGAAGAAAACAAAGTATCAGTATGGTTAGGAAAGTTGGATAATCAAGAGAAATTTAAGGAATATATCTCTGAAATCTATGATGATGAAGGACAGATGATGTCCGGTTTCATGAACGATTTTGAGATCAAATTTTATGATTCCCAATTCCTGGAAGCATTATTTGAAGCATCTGCCAATAAAGACGAGGCGCTTAAAAGCTTTTCTTATTCGCAAAATTTTTTGGACAAATTGCCATTGGAAAATTTATCCCATTATAATTGCTTTTTGCTGATCTACAATTTTAATTATGTTGGCCAGGTAGATAAGGCCGGTTCGTTTAAGTACATCGGAACATTTGCTTATTAG
- a CDS encoding M1 family metallopeptidase: MKKLLLAALLSASGLFAQHNPNPGYWQQHVNYKMDVSMDVKTYRYTGKQELVYTNNSPDTLYRVFYHLYNNAFQPGSEMDARLKAISDPDKRMVKSFKSGDKTVKESRISTLKPNEIGYLKITNLKQDGADLRNKVAGTILEVDLAKPIYPGKSTTFTLDFEGQVPVQVRRSGRNNAEGVALSMTQWYPKMAEYDFEGWHANAYIAREFHGVWGDFDVKITIDKDYTIGGTGYLQNKNEIGKGYQDAGVEVKYPKKAKTLTWHFVAPMVHDFAWGADNNYAHDKIMGDNNTELHFFYKNTPENIEGWKKLQPKTAEILKFYNKTIGNYPYKQYSVIQGGDGGMEYAMCTLITGHTYEGLVEVTVHEFGHSWFQHVLASNETKHGWMDEGFTSYVEALAMQAVMPAVVKEGEEEPNPFASAYSNYFYMVKTGKEQPLTTQADRFDQNMLYSIASYSKGEIFLSQLGYLIGEDKLAKTIKRYFADYKFTHPTPMDIKRTAEKVSGAHLDWYLTDWTETTNTIDYAIKEMKEDGNTTKVTLERIGRMPMPIDIIVVADDGTQESYYIPLQMMHYIKDNPFPNLKRNVLDAWDWGHQTYEFTINKPKASIQVLVIDPTELMADVNKENNAFIRGAK, encoded by the coding sequence ATGAAAAAATTACTCTTAGCAGCATTACTATCGGCTTCGGGCCTTTTTGCACAGCACAATCCCAATCCCGGCTATTGGCAGCAGCATGTGAATTACAAAATGGATGTTTCCATGGATGTAAAAACGTACCGCTATACCGGAAAGCAGGAACTGGTATACACCAACAACTCTCCCGATACGCTGTATCGCGTGTTCTATCATCTGTATAATAATGCCTTCCAGCCCGGCAGCGAGATGGATGCGCGCTTGAAAGCGATATCTGATCCCGACAAAAGGATGGTGAAGAGCTTTAAGAGCGGCGACAAGACCGTAAAAGAAAGCCGCATCAGCACATTGAAGCCCAATGAGATTGGCTACCTCAAGATAACCAACCTGAAACAGGATGGTGCCGACCTTCGTAACAAAGTTGCAGGAACCATACTTGAAGTAGACCTTGCAAAGCCCATATATCCCGGAAAGTCGACAACCTTTACCCTCGACTTCGAAGGGCAGGTACCCGTGCAGGTACGCCGCAGCGGAAGGAACAATGCTGAGGGTGTTGCGCTTTCGATGACGCAGTGGTACCCGAAAATGGCTGAATATGACTTCGAGGGCTGGCATGCCAATGCTTACATAGCGCGTGAGTTCCATGGCGTGTGGGGCGATTTTGATGTAAAGATCACCATCGACAAAGACTACACTATTGGCGGAACCGGCTACCTTCAAAACAAGAACGAGATAGGTAAAGGTTACCAGGATGCAGGCGTGGAAGTAAAATACCCGAAGAAAGCAAAAACCCTTACGTGGCATTTTGTAGCGCCTATGGTGCATGATTTTGCATGGGGCGCAGACAACAATTACGCCCACGACAAAATAATGGGCGATAACAACACCGAGCTGCATTTCTTTTATAAAAACACGCCTGAAAACATTGAAGGCTGGAAAAAGCTGCAGCCTAAAACTGCTGAGATACTCAAGTTCTACAATAAGACAATTGGGAACTATCCGTACAAGCAATATTCTGTGATACAGGGCGGCGATGGCGGTATGGAATATGCCATGTGTACGCTGATTACCGGCCATACTTATGAAGGCCTGGTTGAAGTGACGGTACACGAATTCGGGCACTCCTGGTTCCAGCATGTACTGGCTTCCAACGAAACAAAACACGGGTGGATGGATGAAGGGTTTACCTCATATGTAGAAGCGTTGGCCATGCAGGCCGTAATGCCTGCTGTGGTAAAAGAAGGCGAAGAAGAGCCAAACCCTTTTGCAAGCGCTTATTCGAATTATTTCTACATGGTAAAGACCGGCAAAGAGCAGCCGCTGACCACACAGGCCGACCGTTTTGACCAGAACATGCTTTATAGCATTGCTTCCTACAGCAAAGGCGAGATATTCCTTTCGCAGCTGGGTTACCTGATAGGCGAAGACAAGCTGGCAAAAACCATTAAGCGTTATTTTGCCGATTATAAGTTTACGCACCCTACCCCGATGGACATCAAGCGTACTGCCGAAAAGGTGAGCGGTGCCCATCTGGACTGGTACCTTACCGATTGGACAGAGACGACCAATACTATAGACTACGCCATTAAGGAAATGAAAGAAGATGGCAACACGACCAAAGTGACGCTGGAGAGAATAGGACGCATGCCAATGCCTATAGATATCATTGTTGTGGCAGACGACGGCACGCAGGAAAGCTATTACATACCGCTGCAAATGATGCATTACATTAAAGATAACCCGTTCCCGAACCTGAAGAGAAATGTACTGGATGCATGGGATTGGGGCCACCAGACCTATGAGTTCACCATCAATAAGCCAAAAGCATCGATACAGGTACTGGTTATAGACCCTACAGAGTTGATGGCCGATGTGAATAAGGAAAATAACGCGTTTATCAGGGGAGCAAAATAG
- a CDS encoding S24 family peptidase, which yields MVSQRVGEYIEAKGISYYAFENSLGASRGSISKAVKDGKSIGSNMLEKILATYTDLNPAWLLTGHGEMLKEGEDGTSIKTYRLKTDTAVESQQIPLYDLEAVAGLVPIFSSNSAQKPIDHISIPHLPKCDGAVYVTGDSMYPLLKSGDIVMYKEIHDIQNGIFWGEMYLLGIDMGSGEEYITVKYIQRSEYPGCVKLVSENKHHQAKDVEMDKIRALALVKASIRVNAMN from the coding sequence ATGGTATCGCAAAGAGTGGGAGAATATATAGAGGCAAAAGGGATCAGTTATTATGCTTTCGAGAATAGCCTTGGTGCCAGCCGTGGCAGTATTTCGAAAGCCGTGAAAGATGGTAAGAGCATAGGGTCGAACATGCTGGAAAAAATTCTTGCAACCTATACCGACCTAAATCCTGCATGGCTGCTTACAGGGCATGGCGAAATGCTGAAGGAAGGAGAAGATGGAACCTCTATTAAAACCTACCGCCTTAAAACCGATACCGCTGTTGAAAGCCAGCAGATACCGCTTTACGACCTTGAAGCAGTTGCAGGCCTTGTGCCGATATTTTCAAGCAACAGCGCCCAAAAACCGATTGACCATATCTCGATACCACACCTGCCAAAATGCGACGGTGCTGTATATGTTACCGGAGACAGTATGTATCCGCTGCTAAAAAGCGGTGACATTGTTATGTACAAAGAGATCCACGATATACAGAACGGAATCTTTTGGGGCGAGATGTACCTGCTGGGTATTGATATGGGCAGCGGCGAAGAATATATCACAGTAAAATATATCCAGCGCTCAGAGTATCCCGGCTGCGTTAAACTCGTAAGCGAGAACAAGCACCACCAGGCCAAAGACGTTGAAATGGATAAAATCCGTGCGCTTGCACTGGTGAAAGCCAGTATTCGCGTCAACGCAATGAACTAA
- the rnpA gene encoding ribonuclease P protein component: MENRPYTYPREEKLKSRTRIDLLFTEGKSVSKYPLRLVYVPQPEEGAIMQMGVSVSKKYFKKATDRNYFKRVLRETYRHHKHILTESTDKPYAMMFLYQTKDRLSFEEINTKTIQLFEKFAAQENL; encoded by the coding sequence ATGGAAAACAGGCCTTACACATATCCGCGCGAAGAAAAGCTGAAAAGCCGAACCAGGATCGACCTTTTGTTTACGGAAGGTAAGTCGGTGTCTAAGTACCCGTTGCGGCTGGTATATGTGCCGCAGCCGGAAGAAGGCGCGATCATGCAGATGGGGGTTTCTGTCTCCAAAAAATACTTCAAAAAAGCAACCGACCGCAATTACTTTAAGCGGGTACTGCGCGAAACCTACCGCCACCACAAGCATATCCTTACTGAAAGTACTGATAAGCCTTATGCCATGATGTTTTTGTACCAGACCAAAGACCGGCTTTCGTTTGAGGAGATCAATACAAAAACGATCCAGCTTTTTGAAAAATTCGCTGCGCAGGAGAACCTGTGA